GCAGCTCTTCCTCCTGGGCCCGCTCGGCGGACTCCATCACGGTCGCCAGGCGACCGACGAGGTCGTCCTCCCCGGCGCCGACGTCCCAGGGCACCCGGCCGATGATCCGCTCGACAAGCGCCTTGGGCAGGTCGCGCTCCAGATCCGCCAGCATGCGCTCCCGGCCGACGAGGATGATCCGCCGCACGCCATCCTCGCGGAAGATGCGCTCGGCGCGCTTGACCGTCTCGACGACGAGGTGCTTGATCTGCTTGGCCCGGCGGCGCTGGTAACGCATCTGCGACCAACCCCCCACCTTGACCAGGTTCTTGATCTGTTTGCTCAGCGAGTCGCGGTCTTCCAGCGTGCGGCCCGCAGCGGTGTAGATCCGCGCCCCCGTGGCGTCCACGGCGATGACCCCCACCGGCTCGTACTCGTCGAGCTGGACCGCCAACGGGTGGATCAGCGCCTCGTTATCGATGACGACGCGGTTCTCCGGCGGCGCCGGCAGCTCCACCGCCCGCACCAGGTCCGCCCCCAGATCGCAGAAGACCGCCAGCCCCGGACCGTCGTAGCCGTGGGCGTGGCGCTCGTTGATCTCGGCTCGGGCGAACTCCAGCGAATCGGCCAGGGCCGCGCGCTCCGCCGGCTCGAGGTGCGGCTCCAGCTTACTCGTCTCGCGCTCCAGGAAGGTCTTGGCGCGGTCCCAACCCGCGCTCAGGTCCAGGTAAAGGCTCAGTACGCTGCGCTCGGTCTCGGCCAGGGCGGCCAGCTCGGCCAACAGCTCTTCGGTGATCCGCAAGGTTCCCTCCGGGTCGGGGTGGGGGTCGGTGATTGACGATTGGAGTATAGCAGGTGGGGCTGAAGAAGTCCTCACGGGCGTGATATACTAAGACTGTGGACATACTCGATTCAGACTATAGTCTTCATTCCTAAAGGAGTGAGATGGATCTAACACCTAATGCTGCCACCAGAATGGAAAAGAACTTTGTCGATCGACAGGAGTATTTATCTATCTTTGATAATGAATTTAACAATGTTGATAATAACTCCTCAAGAGTTCTCGTCTTATACGGTCAGCCGGGAATAGGCAAAACAGCTCTAAGTATCAAATTAAGACAGCATTGCAATACTAACGAACAAGCACCAGTAGTTGCAAGATATTCTTTCAAGGATGGCTATCAAGGGAAATTAAATGTGTTGGATACACTCGCCAACGATATTTGTACTGATACAAATAGTTACAATATGTACTACTATTACCTTGCACAAACTGTCTATTATGCCTTGCAAAAGAGACGACCTGAAAACCCACGTATACCAGATAAATATTGCAATCTGTTATCTAAGTTACCTTTTTTGGGTTTGGCTGTCGATTTATTTACCGCCATCACTAACTATGCTTGGGAGGAATTAAAGATATTCTTAAGTAAAGAGAAGACGGTATTCCGGGGTTTTCTGCAAAGCCTGAAGCGCGATCAGATTATCGACAACCTGCCCCGCTATTTCGCCTGCAATCTGGCGGACGAGACTAAAGAGGGGCGCAAGGCCGTCGTCATCCTCGACACTATGGATAAGGTGCCGGACAACGATGATGATAATCGAAAATGGCTGCGGACCCTCGTCAACAACGCCAAGGGAACACTGTTTGTGCTTACCGACCGCCGGGAGCTGGATTGGTCGGGATATACCGTAGCAGCGCCGATCCGACAGGAAGAGGTCGGTGAATTGGCAGAAGAAGACCAGCGGAAATTGATCAAAAATGTCGGTATCCGGCAACCCGAGATCGTCGACGCAATGGTCGAGGGTTCTTGCGGCGTGCCTTTCTGGCTGGAGCTCTGCCTGGATATGTATGATAACGATCAACGTAATCCCGAGGACTACAAGGGAAACCGGCGGGAGTTGCTCGACCGCTTCCTGAACAGCATGCCCGTTGCGGACAAACACACTCTGGAGCGGTTGGCCTGCGCCGTGTCCTTCGATCACGAGCTCTTCACCACCCTGGTCGAGCGGTTCGGGACCGGCTTCGACAAT
The DNA window shown above is from Candidatus Coatesbacteria bacterium and carries:
- a CDS encoding tetratricopeptide repeat protein, which gives rise to MDLTPNAATRMEKNFVDRQEYLSIFDNEFNNVDNNSSRVLVLYGQPGIGKTALSIKLRQHCNTNEQAPVVARYSFKDGYQGKLNVLDTLANDICTDTNSYNMYYYYLAQTVYYALQKRRPENPRIPDKYCNLLSKLPFLGLAVDLFTAITNYAWEELKIFLSKEKTVFRGFLQSLKRDQIIDNLPRYFACNLADETKEGRKAVVILDTMDKVPDNDDDNRKWLRTLVNNAKGTLFVLTDRRELDWSGYTVAAPIRQEEVGELAEEDQRKLIKNVGIRQPEIVDAMVEGSCGVPFWLELCLDMYDNDQRNPEDYKGNRRELLDRFLNSMPVADKHTLERLACAVSFDHELFTTLVERFGTGFDNPEDRFQVFLLYRFLQPVSGKQGAPERYVIHDLLLRHIRDRLKEEEPTKWGETNEFILDYYYSIGKKLKDDGHYYTAEHYWELEKNQAEDFYGREDTRTATSYNNLAGLYRSQGRYAEAEDFYNKALEIDRSVYPDNHPEIATDMNNLALLYESQGRYAEAEDFYNKALEILKNAYEANHPYIATSYNNLAGLYESQERYAEAEDLNN